In Clarias gariepinus isolate MV-2021 ecotype Netherlands chromosome 1, CGAR_prim_01v2, whole genome shotgun sequence, one DNA window encodes the following:
- the zgc:101810 gene encoding actin-related protein 2-B → MDSAGRKVIVCDNGTGFVKCGFAGSNFPEHIFPALIGRPVIRSDTKVGNIVIKDLMVGDEASECRSMLEVSYPMENGMVRNWDDMLHLWDHTFGPDRLNINPSNCKVLLTEPPLNPLKNRQKIAEVMFETYKFHGIYIAIQAVLTLYAQGLLTGVVVDSGDGVTHICPVYEGFSLPHLTRRLDIAGRDITRYLIKLLLLRGYAFNQTADFETVRMMKENLCFVGYNIEQEQKLSDETTFLVESYTLPDGRNIKVGGERFGAPEALFQPHLINVEGVGVAELLFNTIQAADIDLRADLYKHIVLSGGTTMYPGLPSRLEREIKQLYLERVLKGDAEKLSKFKIRIEDPPRRKHMVFMGGAVLANIMKDKESFWLSRAEYEEKGLKVLDKLGGGTK, encoded by the exons ATGGACAGTGCAGGGAGGAAAGTGATTGTCTGTGATAATGGAACTGGG TTTGTCAAGTGTGGTTTTGCTGGGTCTAATTTCCCAGAGCACATCTTCCCAGCACTCATAGGACGTCCTGTCATACGCTCAGATACTAAAGTGGGAAATATTGTTATCAAG GATCTGATGGTGGGAGATGAGGCGAGTGAATGCCGCTCCATGCTGGAGGTCTCCTATCCTATGGAGAATGGGATGGTACGTAACTGGGATGATATGCTCCACCTGTGGGATCACACATTTGGACCAGATCGTCTGAACATCAATCCATCTAATTGCAAAGTGCTGTTGACCGAACCACCTTTGAACCCTCTGAAGAACCGGCAGAAGATTGCAGAGGTCATGTTTGAGACCTACAAGTTCCATGGCATCTACATAGCCATCCAAGCTGTGCTGACACTTTATGCACAGG GTCTGCTGACAGGTGTAGTGGTGGACTCAGGTGATGGTGTGACACACATCTGTCCTGTGTATGAGGGTTTCTCTCTTCCCCACCTCACACGCAGACTTGATATTGCAGGACGTGACATTACACGTTACCTCATCAAG TTGTTGCTGCTGAGGGGCTATGCCTTCAACCAAACAGCAGACTTTGAGACAGTCCGGATGATGAAGGAGAatctgtgctttgtgggttacAACATAGAACAGGAGCAGAAACTGTCTGATgagacaacatttttggtggaGTCTTACACg CTGCCGGATGGGCGCAACATAAAAGTCGGTGGAGAAAGATTTGGGGCTCCAGAGGCACTTTTTCAGCCGCATCTCATTAACGTAGAGGGAGTCGGAGTGGCTGAGCTTCTCTTTAACACCATCCAGGCTGCTGATATTGACCTCAG GGCAGATTTGTACAAGCATATCGTGCTGTCTGGAGGGACTACCATGTATCCTGGACTGCCCTCCCGCCTGGAAAGAGAGATTAAGCAGCTGTACCTAGAAAGAGTGCTTAAAGGAGATGCAGAAAAACTCTCA aaattCAAAATCCGCATCGAGGACCCTCCTCGCCGTAAGCACATGGTGTTTATGGGTGGAGCCGTGCTGGCCAACATCATGAAAGATAAAGAGTCATTCTGGTTGTCGAGAGCTGAATATGAGGAAAAAGGCCTGAAAGTGCTCGACAAGCTTGGCGGAGGAACAAAATGA
- the b4gat1 gene encoding beta-1,4-glucuronyltransferase 1 translates to MHFFKKCSVFKVVLSALLIVALLQLIYLSFLSKLHGKQQRYKYSELFGSKRNTPTSEKNSKRERLRYSLSSGGIFDSSGQYRVYKNLIKSDFSTNQKLGADPRSHHLALATHTTINNLYHLDSLLERWQNPLSVAIFAHGQDVKFATALVYALSLFCPRVQALVDFHLVCHSEEMASFPEQDREHFAGLEEQGCTGVFAKLESYRDQYKNYAMGRNVSYPNNLLRNVARTGSDAAYILVLDIDMVPSADLHHQFVMMLMKHEPAPDEVLVLPAFEIRHTRKMPASKSELAQLYLVGEVRPFYEELCLRCQAPTNYSRWINLVSKSSGPLEVAYTQNWVDPWEPFYIGAKSVPLYDENFRQYGFNRISQACELHVAGFKFSVVSNAFVVHRGFKVQGDFHSRKDEENRRNRLLFRSFKEGLRNKYPNSPRHC, encoded by the exons ATGCATTTCTTCAAAAAATGCTCGGTGTTTAAAGTGGTGCTGAGTGCCCTGCTGATCGTAGCCCTGCTGCAGCTCATCTACCTGTCGTTCCTGTCGAAGCTCCACGGCAAGCAGCAGCGCTACAAGTATTCCGAGCTGTTTGGCTCCAAAAGGAACACACCAACCAGTGAGAAGAATTCCAAACGGGAACGCCTGAGATACTCCTTATCCAGCGGAGGCATCTTCGACAGCAGCGGTCAGTACCGTGTGTACAAAAACCTGATCAAGAGTGACTTCTCCACCAACCAGAAGCTGGGCGCAGATCCACGATCTCATCACCTCGCCTTGGCGACGCACACAACCATCAACAATCTTTATCATTTAGATTCTTTGCTTGAACGCTGGCAGAATCCTCTCTCCGTGGCTATTTTCGCTCATGGCCAGGATGTCAAGTTTGCCACGGCCCTTGTGTACGCCCTCAGTCTCTTCTGTCCACGCGTCCAAGCCTTGGTGGATTTCCATCTGGTGTGCCACTCGGAGGAGATGGCGAGCTTTCCTGAACAAGACAGGGAGCACTTTGCCGGTCTCGAGGAACAAGGTTGTACTGGAGTCTTTGCTAAACTCGAATCCTACCGGGACCAGTACAAGAACTACGCCATGGGAAGAAACGTCTCCTACCCCAACAACCTTCTTCGCAACGTGGCCAGGACAGGCAGTGATGCTGCCTACATCCTTGTCCTCGACATTGACATGGTACCCAGCGCAGACCTGCATCATCAGTTTGTGATGATGCTGATGAAGCATGAGCCGGCCCCGGACGAGGTACTGGTCCTGCCTGCTTTTGAAATTAGGCACACACGCAAGATGCCTGCTTCAAAGTCTGAGCTTGCACAGCTGTACCTGGTTGGTGAGGTGAGGCCCTTCTATGAAGAACTGTGCTTGCGATGCCAGGCACCCACCAACTACTCCCGCTGGATAAATCTGGTTAGTAAGAGCTCCGGGCCTTTAGAGGTGGCATACACGCAGAACTGGGTCGACCCATGGGAACCCTTTTACATCGGGGCTAAATCAGTGCCACTGTATGATGAGAACTTCAGACAGTATGGCTTCAACCGCATCAGTCAA GCCTGTGAGCTTCATGTGGCAGGGTTCAAGTTCTCCGTGGTGAGTAACGCCTTTGTGGTACATCGGGGCTTTAAGGTTCAGGGCGACTTCCACAGCCGCAAGGACGAGGAGAACCGCAGAAATCGACTGCTGTTCCGCAGCTTTAAGGAAGGTTTGAGAAACAAATATCCCAATTCCCCTCGCCACTGCTGA
- the six7 gene encoding SIX homeobox 7, which translates to MFPLPMFTAEQVARVCENLEETGDMERLGRFLWSLPAAAPGSAAEALHRHESVMRARALVAFHGGDFDALYRILQSHRFTRESHAKLQDLWLHAHYREAERMRGRPLGPVEKYRIRKKFPLPRTIWDGEQKTHCFKERTRSLLREWYLQDPYPNPSRKRHLAQATGLTPTQVGNWFKNRRQRDRAASAKNRLQQDPTLLPSGSSPECSSTDHKGRSESSDCSLGLGSRDTRPFTPDISVSSDSEFES; encoded by the exons atgtttCCTTTACCGATGTTTACCGCGGAACAGGTGGCCCGCGTGTGTGAGAacttggaggaaaccggggACATGGAGCGGCTGGGCCGCTTCCTGTGGTCACTTCCGGCGGCGGCCCCCGGGTCTGCGGCAGAGGCGCTGCACCGCCACGAGTCGGTGATGCGCGCGCGCGCCCTGGTCGCCTTTCACGGCGGCGACTTCGACGCGCTTTACCGCATCCTGCAGAGCCACCGGTTCACGCGCGAGTCTCACGCCAAGCTGCAGGACTTGTGGCTGCACGCGCATTACCGGGAGGCGGAGCGCATGCGCGGCAGGCCGCTGGGGCCCGTAGAGAAATACCGCATCCGTAAGAAGTTCCCGCTGCCGCGCACTATCTGGGACGGCGAGCAGAAAACACACTGTTTCAAG GAAAGGACACGAAGTTTGCTTAGAGAATGGTACCTACAAGACCCCTATCCGAACCCATCTCGCAAGCGGCACCTAGCCCAGGCCACGGGCCTCACACCTACACAAGTCGGAAATTGGTTCAAAAACAGACGCCAGAGAGACAGAGCAGCATCAGCAAAAAACAG ACTTCAACAAGACCCAACTCTTCTCCCATCTGGCAGCTCTCCAGAATGTTCTTCCACAGATCACAAAGGCAGGTCGGAAAGCAGTGACTGCAGCTTGGGTTTAGGATCTCGGGACACCAGACCCTTTACGCCAGACATATCAGTCAGCAGTGACAGCGAGTTTGAATCCTGA